The genomic region GGGCCCCCGGCTACGGACCGGCCCAGCCCGGCCCCGTCGCGCCGGCCCCCCGCAACCCCCGGCGCTGTGGCCCGCTGCTCTTCTGGGCCGCCCTCGCCCTGTCCCTCCTCGGGCTCGGCGTGCTGGGTCTGCTCGACGGCACGGGCACCGAGGTCGCCGAGGGCGCCTATCCCGCCGTCGTCGTGGCCGTCTGCGGCGTGCTCCTGGTCGTCGGGGCCTTCTACGGCCGGGCCGGCGGGCTGATCCTGGTCGGGCTCCTGGCGGCGTTCGCGATGGCCGCCGACACCGCCGTGGACCAGGTCGAGCAGCGCTCGGTCCTGGAGACCCCGCAGACCGCTGCGGAGGTCGAGAGCGGCTACGAGATCCGCTCCGGCGAGCTGGTCCTGGACCTCTCGCAGGTCGCGGACCCGGCGGAGCTCGCGGGTCGCCGGGTGCGCGTCGAGGCCGGGATCGGCCAGCTCGAGGTGATCGTGCCGGCCGGGCTCGCCGTCCGGGCGGAGGGCGAGGTCGGGATCGGCAACGTGCGCCTCTTCGGCGAGGACAACGGCGGCTTCGGTGTCAGCAGCGGGGCCGGCCTCGACGGCACCGATTCCTCGATCACCGGCGCCCTCGTGATCGAGGCCGACCTCGGCATCGGCGAGGTGCGGGTGCGCCAGGCGGCCCCGGCGGCCCCGGAGAGCCCGGAGAGCCCGGAAGCACAGAGCAAGGAGATCGCCCGATGAGCACCGACCCCTTCCGCCGGCTGCCGGCCGGCCGGCACCCGGTCAACGTCGCCCACCTGGTGCTGGGGGTGGCCCTGCTCGGCCTGGTCGGCATCTGGGGACTGGTCCAGGGCGACGTGGTGAGCCTCGGCTCCGTCCGCTGGCTGATGCCGCTGCCGTGGGTGCTCGCGGGTCTCGCCGGCCTGCTCGCCACCACGCTCGGCGGGCGGCGCGAGGCCCGGAAGGACGACCGGCCCCGGGCCGAGTGACGGCTCAGGTCCGGCGCCCGTGGGCCCGGACCGCGTCGAGGACCAGGTCGGGGTGGTCGGTGATGATCCCGTCGACCCCGGCGTCGAGCAGGGTCCCGACGGCAGCCCGGTGGTCCCCCAGCACGGCCGGGTCGTCCCCACGCCGGTGCTCGAGCGGAAGGAACGCGTTCTCCGCACGCAGCGTCCAGGCGTGCACTGTCAGCCGGCGCCGGTGGGCCTGGTGGACCAGCCGGGTGGGCGCGCCGAGCCGGCCTCCGGCTGTGCGCGGCAGCACCAGCCGCTGGTGCACGCCGACCCCCTCGGCGTACGCCGCCACCGCGTCCAGCGCCGCGGGACCCACGTCGTCCCCGACGTCGAGCAGCCGCACCAGCGGCAGTGTCGTGCGCGCCGCGAGCCGGCGCAGGACGCCGGGGTCGAAGGACATCAGCGTGACCCCGGAGCGGGGCCGGTCGAGCCCGTGTCGGGCCAGGTCGGCCAGCAGCGGATCCTCCAGCGGCAGCCCCAGGCCGGCGAAGTACGCCGGGTCCTTGAGCTCGACCAGCACCCCGACCGCCCGGCGGTGCCGGGCCGACTCCTCGCCCAGGACGGCCAGCACCTCCGCGAACGTCGGCACGCCCGCGGCGGACCGGTCCGGGCGCGGGGCCCGCAGGCCCGGCAGCCGCTCCCGCGCGGTCAGCGTCCGGACCTGGTCGAGGGTCAGGTCCTCGGTGAACCAGCCGGTCACCGGGCGACCGCCGATCACCTTGGTCGTGCGCAGCGGCGCCAGCGCGGCGTGCTCGGCGACGTCGGTGCTGCGGCTCAGCTCGCTCTCGTGGCGCACCACCAGGACGCCGTCGGCGGTCGGCACCAGGTCGAGCTCGACGGCGTCCGCGCCCATCGCGACAGCCGTGCGGTAGGCGTCGAGAGTGTGCTCGCGGCGGTATCCGCTCGCGCCCCGGTGCGCGACGACCGCCGGCGTGACCACGAGCCGGGGAGCCGGAGCAGCGGGCCGGAGCGGGGGGCGGAGCGAGGGGAGGAGGCTCACGGTCCGGTTCTGCCAGGTCGGCGTGTCGGCGGGGTGGCCGCGCCGCGCGCGGCGGATGAATGGCAGATGATGAGCCGGTGGACCTGCCCGCCTTCCCGTCGCTGACCTCGCTGCCCGCGCTCGAGCGCACCGACCTGCTCGCCGCCCCCGTCGCAGCTGCGCTCGCCGCCTGGCCGCACGGAGACCGGGTCGCGGTCGTCGAGATCGACCCGGCCCTGGCCGACACCGCGGCGATGACCGAGGCGTACGCCGTACCGCTGGACGCGAGCGCGAACTGCGTAGTCGTCTCCGGGCGTCGCGACGGCGAGGAGCGGGTCGCCGCGTGCGTGGTGCGGGCCGACACCCGGGCCGACGTCAACAACCGCGTCAAGCGGCTGCTGCACGTCCGGAAGGCCTCGTTCCTGCCGACGGAGCGCGCCGTCGCCGAGTCCGAGATGGAGTACGGCGGGATCACGCCGATCGGGCTGCCCGCCCCGTGGCGGGTGCTGGTCGACGCCCGGGTGCTCGCTGCCGACGTCGCGGTCCTGGGCTCCGGCCTGCGCCGCTCCAAGCTGCTGGTCCCCGGCGCGCTGGTCGGCGACCTGCCGGGCGCCGAGGTGGTGGCGGACCTCGCCCTGGCCCTCGACCTCGGCTGAGGACTTCGCGTGCGGCGATAACGATTGGATCGCGGCTCGGTCCGGTCCGTAACGTGGGCGGGTGCGCCAACTTCCCCTCGCCCACCCAGGCACCGCCGACCACCGGTCGCCGGGCCGGTTCCTGTGGTGGCTGGCCCTCGGGCAGTGGCGCAGCCTGGTCATGGGCATGCTCTTCGGCGTCGTCTGGATGAGCAGCCAGGCGGTGATGCCCGCCGTGATCGGCCGGGCCATCGACCAGGGCGTGGCGGACCGGGACCGGGACGCGCTGCTCGGCTACGCCGCGGTGATGCTGGCCATCGGCCTGATCCAGGCGGCGAGCGGCATCATGCGGCACCGGTTCGCGGTCACGAACTGGCTGGTCACGGCGTACCGCACCGTGCAGCTGGTGGGGCGGCACAGCGTCCACCTGGGCGGGACCCTGCCGCGCAAGGTCTCCACCGGTGAGGTCGTCGCGATCGGCACCAGCGACCTGAGCCACCTGGGCGGCGTCATGGACGTCGCCGCCCGGTTCGCCGGCGCGGTCGCCTCGTTCGTCCTGGTCGCGGTGATCCTGCTCCAGACCTCGGTGCCGCTCGGGCTGCTGGTGCTGATCGGCGTGCCCACGCTGATGCTGCTGGTCGGGCCGCTGCTCGCCCCGCTGCAGCGGCGCAGCACCCACCAGCGGGAGCTGATGGGGACGCTGGCCAACACCGCCAGCGACATCGTCAGCGGGCTGCGGGTGCTGCGCGGCATCGGCGGCGAGCAGGTCTTCCACGACCGCTACGTCCGCCAGTCGCAGACCACCCGGCGGGCCGGCGTGGAGGTCGCCCGGGTCCAGTCCGTGATCGAGGCGCTCCAGGTCTTCCTGCCCGGGTTCTTCGTGGTCGTGGTGATCTGGCTGGGCGCCCGGTACGCCGTGGAGGGTCGGATCAGCCCCGGCGAGCTGGTCTCGTTCTACGGCTACGCGGCCTTCCTGATGATCCCGCTGCGGACCGCCACCGAGTTCGCCAACAAGTTCGTCCGGGCCCAGGTGGCCGCCCGCCGGGTGGTCCGGGTCCTGGCGATCGCCCCCGACCACACCGACCCTGCGGTCCCCGTCCCCTCCCCCGCACCCGGCGGCGAGCTCGCCGACCGGCGCAGCGGCCTGCGGGTGCGGCCGGGCACCCTGCTGGCGGTGGTCAGCGAGCGGCCCGACGAGTCCTCGGCGCTGGCCGACCGGCTGGGCATGTGCGCCGCCGAGGTCGACCGCGACGTCACGCTCGGCGGCGTACCCCTCCCGGACCTGGCCCGGTCCGAGGTGCGCAGCCGGATCGTGGTCTCGGACACCGCCTCGGTGCTGTTCTCCGGGCGGCTGGCCGACCGGCTGGACGTGACCGGCGCCGCCGACCCGGACCGAGTGGCCCGGGCCCTGGACACGGCCTCCGCCGATGACATCCTGCTCGCCCTGCCCGGGGGCCTGGACGCCCAGGTGGCCGAGCGGGGCCGCAGCTTCTCGGGTGGCCAGCGCCAGCGGCTGGTCCTGGCGCGGGCCCTGACCAGCGACCCGGAGGTGCTGGTGCTGGTCGAGCCGACCTCGGCCGTCGACGCCCACACCGAGGCGCGGATCGCGGCCCGGCTGCGCGGGCACCGCGCCGGCCGGACGACCGTCGTGAGCACCTCCAGCCCGCTGCTGCTCGACGCCGTCGACGAGGTCGCGTTCCTGCGCGACGGCGTCGTGGTCGCCACCGGCCGGCACGCCGACCTGCTGGACGGGTGCCCGGAGTACCGCGCCGTCGTCGTCCGCGAGACCGGGGAGCCCAGCGAGCCCGGCGAGCCAAGCGGGCACAGCGAGCCCGGCGAGCCCGGTGAGCCCAGCGGACACAGCGAGCCCGAAGGAGCACGCGCGTGAGCGCCACCACCGCACTGCCGGTCGCCGACGGCCGCGCCCTGCGCTCGTACGCCGCCAGCCTGGCCCGCCGGCACCCGCGGCTGCTGCTGGGGGCGCTCTCGCTGCACGTACTGGCCGCGCTGGCCGCGCTCGCCGCCCCCCGGCTCCTCGGCGACCTGGTCGAGGCCGCCGAGCAGGGCACCACCGTCGGGCACGTCGACCGGGTGGTCGCCCTGCTGGCCGGCTTCCTGGTGCTGCAGACAGTGCTGACCCGCTACGCCCGCTACCTCAGTCAGGTGCTCGGCGAGCAGGTGCTCGCGGAGCTGCGCGAGGACTTCGTCGGCAACACCCTGGCCCTGCCGGTCGGCGTGGTGGAGTCGGCCGGCTCGGGTGACCTGCTCACCCGGACCTCCCGCGACGTCGACCAGCTCGGCTGGTCGGTGCGCTGGGCGCTGCCGGAGTGGACGATCGCGGTCGTCACCGCGGTCATCACGCTGGCCGCCGCGATCAGCGTCGGCTGGTGGGTGGCGCTGCCGTGCCTGCTCGGCCTGCCGCCGCTGGTGGCCGGGCTGCGGTGGTACCTGGCCCGGGCCAAGGACGGCTACCTGCGCGAGAGCGCGTCGTACTCGCAGATCAACGCGACGCTGACCGAGACCGTCGAGGGCGCCCGCACCGTCGAGGCCCTGGGGCTCCAGCAGGAGCGGATCCGCTCGATCGACGACGACATCGCGGCCTCCTACGCCGCGGAGCGGTACACGCTGCGGCTGCGCACGGTCTTCTTCCCCAGCATGGAGCTGTCCTACCTGGTGCCGACGGTGGCCACGCTGCTGCTCGGCGGCTACCTCAACACCCAGGGGCAGGCGTCGCTCGGCGACGTGACCACTGCCGTGCTCTACGTGCAGATGCTGATCGACCCCGTCGACCGGATCGTCTCGATCCTCGACGAGCTCCAGCTGGGCGCGGCCTCGCTGGCCCGCCTGCTCGGCGTCGCCCACGTCCCCGACGACCGCGAGGTCAGCGGCCGGATCCCCGACGGCGAGCAGGTGGAGGCCACCGACGTGCGGTTCTCCTACAGCGAGGGCCGGGACGTGCTGCACGGCATCGACCTCGCGGTCGGCGTCGGCGAGCGGGTCGCGATGGTCGGGCCCTCCGGGGCCGGGAAGTCCACCCTGGGCCGGCTGCTGGCCGGCATCCACCCGCCCCGGACCGGGTCGGTCACGGTGGGCGGGGTCCCCCTCGTCGAGCTGCCGCTGGACGACCTGCGCGGCCACGTCGCGCTGGTGACCCAGGAGCACCACGTCTTCGCGGGGACGCTGCGCGAGAACCTGGTGCTGGCCCGGCCCGGCGCCTCCGACGACGCGGTCCGCGAGGCGCTCGAAGCCGTCGACGCCCTGCCCTGGGTGGCGGCCCTGCCGCAGGGGCTGGACGAGGTCGTCGGCTCCGGGGGCCGGTCGCTGACCGCGCCCCAGGCCCAGCAGATCGCCCTGGCGCGGCTGGTGCTCGCCGACCCGCACACGCTGGTCCTCGACGAGGCGACCTCGCTGATCGACCCGCGCGCGGCCCGGCACCTGGAGCGCTCGCTGGCCGCCGTGCTCGAGGGCCGCACGGTGATCGCGATCGCGCACCGGCTCTTCTCCGCCCACGACGCGGACCGGGTGGCTGTCGTCGAGGACGGCCGGATCACCGAGCTCGGCTCGCACGACGAGCTGGTCGCGGCCGGCGGCTCCTATGCAGCCCTCTGGGAGAGCTGGCACGGCCGCGGCTCCGACGGATGATGCGGTCGTGTGCCCCTGGACGCGCCATGGCGCGTCCAGGGGCACACGACCCGGTGAGCGGAGCGCTCAGCGCTCGATGCCCTCCAGACCGCTGATCCGGAGACCGGAGTTGACCTTGTACTTGCGGTTGACCGAGATCAGCACTGCTGTCAACGGCTCGAGCACCCGGGCCAGGCGGAGCTTGCCGGCGTCGATGCCGCGGCGGCTGGTCACCGCGACGGCGAGGTCCTGGGCGACCTGCTTGGCCTCGACGACGTCCCCGACCACGAGGACGTCCTCGTCGAGGTAGTCGTACTCGCCCCACAGGTGGACAGCCGAGACGTTGTGGAAGGCCCCGACCACGGTGGCCTCCGGCGCCAGCTGCTGGGCGTGCTCGGCCGCGGAGCCCTCGCCCGCGTCGACCACCGCGCCGTGCGCGCCGCGCTTGTCGAAGGCGAGCGGGTTCACGCAGGAGATGACTGTCTTGCCGGCCAGGTCCAGCGAGCCGACCAGCTCGTCGTGCCCGTCCCACGGCACCGCCAGCAGGACGACGTCCGCCTGGGCGACTGCCTCAGCGTTCGCGGCGCCCGAGACCGCGCCGGCGCCGTCGACACCGGTGAGCCGCGCGGCCACCTCCTCGGCGACCGGGACGGCCTTCTCGGCCGAGCGCGAGCCGAGCACCACCGTGTGCCCGTGGCGGGCGAAGCGGTATCCGAGCCCCTTGCCCTGCGGGCCGGTGCCACCGATCACGGCGATCGTGTACGACGTCAACATGCGCTCCTCTGGGTGGTTCCGGGAGCCGGCGACGGGTCGGCCGGCTCCGGCGATGATCGCACCGGACCCCTCGGCGCCAGCCACGCGGCCACCATCCGGGCGCCCTGTTATCGTGACAAAAGCACTGTCACGGTCGTTGCGCTCGAGAGGGAACCCATGAAGCTGTCGATGCCCCTGGTCTACGCCGGGAACCCCCGCGAGACCGCCGACCAGGTGGCCGGGCTCGAGAAGGCCGGCCTCGACACGATCTGGGTCGCGGAGCCGTACGGCTTCGACGCCCCGACCCTGATGGGCTACCTCGCCGCGAAGACCGAGACCGTCGAGATCGGCGCCGGCATCCTCAACGTCTACTCCCGCACCCCCGGCGCGCTGCTGCAGACCGCGGCGGGGCTCGACAACGTCTCGGGCGGCCGGGCCGTGATCGGCCTCGGTGCCTCCGGCCCCCAGGTCATCGAGGGCTTCCACGGCCTGCCCTACGACAAGCCGCTGGGCCGCACCCGCGAGGTCATCGAGATCATCCGGATGGGGCTGCGCCGCGACCCGCTGATCCACGACGGCATCTACCAGCTGCCGCTGCCCGCGGACCGGGGCCTGGGCCTCGGCAAGCCGCTGAAGCTGCTGAACCGGCCCGAGCGCCCGGTGGTCCCGCTCTGGGTCGCGGCCCTGGGCGCCAAGAACGTCGCGATGACCGCCGAGGTCGCCGACGGCTGGCTGCCGTTCCTCTTCCACCCCGAGAAGGCGGCCGACGTGTGGGGCGACGCGCTGGCCCAGGGCGCGGCCAAGCGCTCCCCCGAGCTCGGCCCCCTCGAGATCAGCGCCGGCGGCCTGGTCGCCATCGGCGAGGACGTCAAGGGGATGCTCGACCTGATGCGCCCCATGTACGCGCTCTACGTCGGCGGCATGGGCGCGCGCGGCAAGAACTTCTACAACGAGCTCGCCTGCCAGTACGGCTACGAGCAGGAGGCCCGGGAGATCCAGGACCTCTACCTCGACGGCCACAAGCGCGAGGCCGAGGCCAAGGTCCCGCTCGAGTGGCTCGAGGCCGGCAACCTGGTGGGCCCCGCGTCCTACGTCCAGGAGCGGATCGCCGCCTTCCGGGCGGCCGGCGTGACCAGCCTCTCGGTGACGCCCGCCTCGGCCGACCCGGCGGCGACCATCGCCCAGATCAAGGAATGGGTGTCCTAGCCCCGCGTCCCCGAACCGGGCACCCCGGTTGTTAGGTTCTTCCTGCCTCGACTCGGAGGGAGGGCTCCCGCGTGCGCACCAGCGGGTTCCGCGACGACATCCAGGGCGTCCGGGCGATCGCCGTCCTGGCGGTGGTCGCCTACCACGCCGGAGTCGGCCCCTTCCCCGGCGGCTTCGTCGGCCTCGACGTCTTCTTCGTCGTCTCGGGCTTCCTGATCACCTCCCTGCTGCTGCGCGAGCAGCAGCGCACCGGGCGGGTCTCGCTGGTGCGCTTCTACGCCAGCCGGGCCCGGCGGATCCTGCCCGCCGCGACCTTCGTGTCGCTGGTGACGGTCGCCGGCGCCTGGTACTTCCTCAACCTCATCGACGCGCGCGAGGCGGCGTACGACGCCCTGTGGGCCTCGCTGTTCGTGGCGAACGTGCGCTTCGCCGACGAGGAGACCGACTACTTCGCCCTGGACTCCGCTCCCTCGCCGCTGCAGCACTACTGGTCGCTGTCGGTGGAGGAGCAGTTCTACGTCGTGCTGCCGCTGCTCATCCTGGGCTGCCTCGCCTGGGCCGCCCGGGGCCGGCGCGGAGCGCAGCCGTCCCGGGGGCCCGGCTCGCCCACCCGGGCCATCGCGACAGCCGTCGGCGTGCTGACGCTCGCCAGCTTCGCCTGGTCGCTGTACGCCACGGCGCAGAGCCCGCAGACGGCGTACTTCTCGACCTTCACCCGGATCTGGGAGCTCGGCGTCGGGGCACTGCTGGCGATCGGGACGCCGCACTTCGCCGGGATGCTCACCACCCGGGCCCGCAACCTGCTCGGGGCGCTCGGCCTCGCCGCCGTCGCGCTGGCCGCCGTCCGCTACACCGGCACCACCGCCTTCCCGGGGTACGCCGCGCTGCTGCCGGTCCTCGGCACGGCCGCGCTGATGGTCGCCGGCGCCGAGCAGCGGTCCGGACCGGCGGCGGTCCAGCGGCTGCTGGGCACCGCGCCGATGCGGGCGATCGGCGACGCGTCGTACTCGATCTACCTGTGGCACTGGCCGCTGTACGTGATCCTCACCGGGCACCTCGGGCGCGGACTCGGCCCCGGGGAGACCGCGCTGATGCTGGTCGCCCTGGCCGCGCTGTCCTGGGCCAGCTTCCGGTGGGTCGAGACCCCGTTCCGGCGCGCGGCCCCGCGCCCGATCGGCCGGGCGCTGGTGCTCTACCCGGTCTCCGTGGCCGTGGTGCTGGCCGGCTGCCTGGCGTCTGCGACCTGGGTCGACCAGCACCGCGGGCCCGACGTCCCCGCGATCGCGACCAGCGAGTTCAGCCAGGCCCCGGACGGCGACGAGCTCGCCGTGGACCCCACAATCGCCCTCGTCGAGGCGTCCGCGGAGGCGGCCCGCGAGGACGCGCCGATCCCGACCGACCTCACCCCGGCGCTGCTCGACCTGCGCGAGGACAAGGCAGACCTGGGCGACTGCGACTACGGCGGGCCGCCGTTCACGCTGTGCCCGCGGGGGGCGGACGACGCGGAGCGCACCCTGGTGGTGCTCGGCGACTCCCACGGCCGGCACTGGATCCCCGCGCTGGAGCGGATCGCCGACCGCGCCGGCTGGACGGCGTACTACCTGGTGAAGCCGGCCTGCACCCCGGCCCACGTGGTGACCGTGGAGCAGGGCACCGACGAGGCGTGGGAGGACTGCGCGGCGTTCAACACCTGGGCACAGGAGCAGGTGGGCGAGCTGCGGCCGGACCTGCTGGTGATCAGCACCAGTGCCCCCGCCCACCTGGTGGTGGACGGGTCGGCGACCAGCGACGAGGACACGGTCGTGGCGCAGATGCGCGGCGGATTCGACGCGCTCCTGGCCGACCTGGGGGCTCCGCCGCCCGGACCGTGCTGCTCGGGGACACCCCCCGGCTGCCGTTCGAGCCCTCCGAGTGCCTCGGCACCCGCGACGCCACCCTCGGCAGCTGCGCGGGGCCCCCGACCGGGCGCGCCCAGCGGGTCCTGGAGGCCAGTCGGCAGGCGGCCGCCGCGTCGGGCGTGGAGTTCGTCGACACCACCCCGTGGCTGTGCGCCGTCGACGTGTGCCCAGCAGTGGTGGGCTCCACGATCACGATGCGCGACCGCAGCCACCTGACCACTGCGTACGCCACTCGGCTGACCAAGCCACTGGGCCGGGCCCTGGGGCTGCTGCCCGCCCGGAAGCGGGCCGGGACCGCCGACTGAGACCGGCGGTCGGGAACCCTTGCGAATGTGACAGTGCCACTGTCACAGTTGTGGTTCAGCCCACATCCCGGAGGTAGCCCCCATGCCCGAGACCCCGTCGATCTTCGAGCAGGAGCACGAGGACTTCCGCGGCACCGTGCGGGCCTTCCTGGAGCGCGAGGTGGTGCCGTTCCACGACGAGTGGGAGCGCGCGGGCCAGGTCGACCGCGAGGTGTGGCGCAAGGCCGGGGAGCAGGGACTGCTCTGCTTCGACGTCGCCGAGGAGTACGGCGGCGCCGGCATCGCCGACTTCCGCTACAACATGGTCGTCTCCGACGAGATCGGGCGGGTCGGCGCGAGCGGGCTCGGCTTCCCCGTCCACACCGACATCATCGTCCCCTACATCAGCCAGCTGGGGACCCCCGAGCAGAAGCAGCGCTGGCTGCCCGGACTGGTCAGCGGCGAGCTGATCTCGGCCATCGCGATGACCGAGCCGGGCGCCGGCTCCGACCTGCAGGGCATCCGCACCTCGGCGGTAGACAAGGGCGACCACTACGTGCTGAACGGGTCGAAGACCTTCATCAGCAACGGCATCCTCGCCGACCTGGTCATCGTGGTCGCGCGCACCGACGCGGACGCCGGCCACCAGGGCATCAGCCTGCTCGTGGTCGAGCGTGGGATGCCGGGCTTCGAGCGCGGCCGGAACCTGGAGAAGGTCGGCCTCAAGGCCCAGGACACCGCCGAGCTCTTCTTCGACGACGTGGCGGTGCCCAAGGAGAACCTGCTCGGGGAGGCGGGGTCCGGATTCATCTCGCTGATGGTCAACCTGCCCCAGGAGCGGATCTCGATCGCCGCGATCGCGGTCGCGGCCTGCGAGCACGTGCTGGAGCTGTGCCTGTCCTACGCCAAGGAGCGCGAGGCCTTCGGCCGGCCGATCGGGAAGTTCCAGCACAACCGCTTCCTGCTCGCCGAGATGGCCACCGAGGTCCACATCGCCCGGGTCTTCCTCAACGACTGCGTGCTCAAGCTCAACGAGGGCAAGGTCGACACGGCGCTGGCGTCGATGGCCAAGTGGTGGACGACCGAGCTGCAGAAGAAGGTCGTCGACGCCGGCGTGCAGCTGCACGGCGGCTACGGCTATATGACGGAGTATCCGATCGCGAAGGCCTTCATGGACAGCCGGATCCAGACGATCTACGGGGGCACCACCGAGATCCAGAAGGAGATCATCGGGCGCAGCCTCGGCATCTGAGCGCCGCGAAATTGCCTGGCGCGGCCCCCGACCGGGGTTGGTAGCGTCCGCTGGGAGGGTTCGACGGCGGGAGGAGGCAGATGACCGCACGACCGGTCGTCCGTGTCGCGGACCCCCCGCCCGGTCGTCGCGTCCCGTCCGCGCGGACCGGCGTCGGGCTGTTGGCCGCCGGCGCCTGCCTGGCCTGGACCCCCTTCCTCGCCCACACGCTGAGCCCCGACGAGGCGGGCTTCCTCATGGTCGCCGGCCAGTGGCAGCCGGGCGACTCGCTGTACGGCGACTACTGGGTCGACCGGCCCCCGGGGCTGGTCGCCCTCTTCGCGCTCGCCGACCTCGCCGGTGGCGACTGGGCGGTCCGGGCGCTCGGCCTGCTGGCCGTGGCGACCTCGGTCCTGCTGGCCGGCCTCCTCGGCCGGATCGTCGCGCCGCACAGCGAACGGGCCGCGCTGCTGCCGGCGGCGAGCGCCGCGCTGCTGCTGGCCACCCCGCTCACCGGCTCCGGCGGCGTCAACGGCGAGCTCCTCGGCCTGCCGTTCCTGCTCGCCGGCTTCGCCGCGATCCTGCTCGCGAGGTCCGCGCCCACCCCGGGCCGGGCGGTCGCCTGGGCGGGAGCCGCCGGCGTCGCCGGCGCGGCGGCCGCGCTGATCAAGCAGAGCCTCGTCGACGTCTTCGTGCTGGCCGCGGTCGTGCTGGTCGCCGACCTGGTCACCGGCCACCGGAGTCGCGCCCGAGTGGCTGCCGTCGCGGCGAGCGGCGTGGCCGGCGCACTCGCCCTGACCGGGGCCGTGGTGCTCCTGGCGTACAGCCGCGGCACCGGCCCCGGCGCGCTGTGGGACGCCGTCGTGGGCTTCCGCGGCGAGGCGACCCGGGTGATCCTGGAGTCCGCGACCGACGCGACCCGCGACCGGCTGGCCAGGGTGCTGCTGGCACTG from Nocardioides pantholopis harbors:
- a CDS encoding PspC domain-containing protein, with amino-acid sequence MTSSPPDAPTEPDGGPRVSRDDVRDLGRLRRSTTDRRVAGVAGGLGRHLDVDPVVLRVALVVLIFFGGAGLIVYAGCWLLVPEDDGRPPIVPLDERSRTVALVIVGTVAGLSLLGDTLGGWGYPWPLALLAVVAAVALTRRKPPAPVYGPPAPGYGPPAPGYGPPAPGYGPPAPGAPGYGPAQPGPVAPAPRNPRRCGPLLFWAALALSLLGLGVLGLLDGTGTEVAEGAYPAVVVAVCGVLLVVGAFYGRAGGLILVGLLAAFAMAADTAVDQVEQRSVLETPQTAAEVESGYEIRSGELVLDLSQVADPAELAGRRVRVEAGIGQLEVIVPAGLAVRAEGEVGIGNVRLFGEDNGGFGVSSGAGLDGTDSSITGALVIEADLGIGEVRVRQAAPAAPESPESPEAQSKEIAR
- a CDS encoding ABC transporter ATP-binding protein, with the translated sequence MSATTALPVADGRALRSYAASLARRHPRLLLGALSLHVLAALAALAAPRLLGDLVEAAEQGTTVGHVDRVVALLAGFLVLQTVLTRYARYLSQVLGEQVLAELREDFVGNTLALPVGVVESAGSGDLLTRTSRDVDQLGWSVRWALPEWTIAVVTAVITLAAAISVGWWVALPCLLGLPPLVAGLRWYLARAKDGYLRESASYSQINATLTETVEGARTVEALGLQQERIRSIDDDIAASYAAERYTLRLRTVFFPSMELSYLVPTVATLLLGGYLNTQGQASLGDVTTAVLYVQMLIDPVDRIVSILDELQLGAASLARLLGVAHVPDDREVSGRIPDGEQVEATDVRFSYSEGRDVLHGIDLAVGVGERVAMVGPSGAGKSTLGRLLAGIHPPRTGSVTVGGVPLVELPLDDLRGHVALVTQEHHVFAGTLRENLVLARPGASDDAVREALEAVDALPWVAALPQGLDEVVGSGGRSLTAPQAQQIALARLVLADPHTLVLDEATSLIDPRAARHLERSLAAVLEGRTVIAIAHRLFSAHDADRVAVVEDGRITELGSHDELVAAGGSYAALWESWHGRGSDG
- a CDS encoding LLM class F420-dependent oxidoreductase — protein: MKLSMPLVYAGNPRETADQVAGLEKAGLDTIWVAEPYGFDAPTLMGYLAAKTETVEIGAGILNVYSRTPGALLQTAAGLDNVSGGRAVIGLGASGPQVIEGFHGLPYDKPLGRTREVIEIIRMGLRRDPLIHDGIYQLPLPADRGLGLGKPLKLLNRPERPVVPLWVAALGAKNVAMTAEVADGWLPFLFHPEKAADVWGDALAQGAAKRSPELGPLEISAGGLVAIGEDVKGMLDLMRPMYALYVGGMGARGKNFYNELACQYGYEQEAREIQDLYLDGHKREAEAKVPLEWLEAGNLVGPASYVQERIAAFRAAGVTSLSVTPASADPAATIAQIKEWVS
- a CDS encoding glycerophosphodiester phosphodiesterase family protein gives rise to the protein MSLLPSLRPPLRPAAPAPRLVVTPAVVAHRGASGYRREHTLDAYRTAVAMGADAVELDLVPTADGVLVVRHESELSRSTDVAEHAALAPLRTTKVIGGRPVTGWFTEDLTLDQVRTLTARERLPGLRAPRPDRSAAGVPTFAEVLAVLGEESARHRRAVGVLVELKDPAYFAGLGLPLEDPLLADLARHGLDRPRSGVTLMSFDPGVLRRLAARTTLPLVRLLDVGDDVGPAALDAVAAYAEGVGVHQRLVLPRTAGGRLGAPTRLVHQAHRRRLTVHAWTLRAENAFLPLEHRRGDDPAVLGDHRAAVGTLLDAGVDGIITDHPDLVLDAVRAHGRRT
- the npdG gene encoding NADPH-dependent F420 reductase, with product MLTSYTIAVIGGTGPQGKGLGYRFARHGHTVVLGSRSAEKAVPVAEEVAARLTGVDGAGAVSGAANAEAVAQADVVLLAVPWDGHDELVGSLDLAGKTVISCVNPLAFDKRGAHGAVVDAGEGSAAEHAQQLAPEATVVGAFHNVSAVHLWGEYDYLDEDVLVVGDVVEAKQVAQDLAVAVTSRRGIDAGKLRLARVLEPLTAVLISVNRKYKVNSGLRISGLEGIER
- a CDS encoding YbaK/EbsC family protein; the encoded protein is MDLPAFPSLTSLPALERTDLLAAPVAAALAAWPHGDRVAVVEIDPALADTAAMTEAYAVPLDASANCVVVSGRRDGEERVAACVVRADTRADVNNRVKRLLHVRKASFLPTERAVAESEMEYGGITPIGLPAPWRVLVDARVLAADVAVLGSGLRRSKLLVPGALVGDLPGAEVVADLALALDLG
- a CDS encoding ABC transporter ATP-binding protein, which translates into the protein MRQLPLAHPGTADHRSPGRFLWWLALGQWRSLVMGMLFGVVWMSSQAVMPAVIGRAIDQGVADRDRDALLGYAAVMLAIGLIQAASGIMRHRFAVTNWLVTAYRTVQLVGRHSVHLGGTLPRKVSTGEVVAIGTSDLSHLGGVMDVAARFAGAVASFVLVAVILLQTSVPLGLLVLIGVPTLMLLVGPLLAPLQRRSTHQRELMGTLANTASDIVSGLRVLRGIGGEQVFHDRYVRQSQTTRRAGVEVARVQSVIEALQVFLPGFFVVVVIWLGARYAVEGRISPGELVSFYGYAAFLMIPLRTATEFANKFVRAQVAARRVVRVLAIAPDHTDPAVPVPSPAPGGELADRRSGLRVRPGTLLAVVSERPDESSALADRLGMCAAEVDRDVTLGGVPLPDLARSEVRSRIVVSDTASVLFSGRLADRLDVTGAADPDRVARALDTASADDILLALPGGLDAQVAERGRSFSGGQRQRLVLARALTSDPEVLVLVEPTSAVDAHTEARIAARLRGHRAGRTTVVSTSSPLLLDAVDEVAFLRDGVVVATGRHADLLDGCPEYRAVVVRETGEPSEPGEPSGHSEPGEPGEPSGHSEPEGARA